The proteins below come from a single Cervus canadensis isolate Bull #8, Minnesota chromosome 2, ASM1932006v1, whole genome shotgun sequence genomic window:
- the DUSP28 gene encoding dual specificity phosphatase 28 produces the protein MRRRPGPFGRGRSRTPTPGACPGMGRGGLRDPGASAGHPTAQSKTPGPGAREPAMDPAQAGRRADATASPPPFVRVAPSLFLGNSRAASASERLARAGVTLCVNVSRQQPGPGAPGVAELRVPVFDDPAEDLLAHLEPTCAAMEAAVRAGGACLVYCKNGRSRSAAVCTAYLMRHRGLSLERAFRTVKSARPVAEPNPGFWSQLQKYEEALQSRSLLPREPSGPSEP, from the exons ATGAGGCGGCGGCCAGGGCCTTTTGGGCGTGGCCGCTCCCGCACACCCACCCCGGGGGCCTGTCCGGGGATGGGGAGGGGCGGCCTGCGGGACCCGGGGGCGTCGGCCGGCCACCCGACTGCCCAAAGTAAGACTCCCGGGCCGGGCGCCCGGGAGCCGGCCATGGACCCGGCACAGGCCGGACGGCGCGCGGACGCCACGGCGTCCCCGCCGCCTTTCGTGCGCGTCGCCCCCTCGCTCTTCCTCGGGAACTCGCGCGCCGCGTCCGCGTCGGAGCGGCTGGCGCGCGCGGGCGTCACCCTGTGCGTCAACGTCTCGCGCCAGCAGCCGGGCCCGGGCGCGCCCGGCGTCGCCGAGCTGCGCGTGCCCGTGTTCGACGACCCGGCGGAGGACCTGCTAGCGCACCTGGAGCCCACCTGCGCCGCCATGGAAGCCGCGGTGCGCGCCGGGGGCGCCTGCCTCGTCTACTGCAAGAACGGCCGCAGCCGCTCGGCCGCTGTCTGCACCGCCTACCTGATGCGTCACCGCGGCCTCAGCCTGGAGCGGGCCTTCCGG ACAGTGAAGAGCGCCCGCCCAGTTGCCGAGCCCAACCCGGGCTTCTGGTCCCAGCTCCAGAAGTACGAGGAGGCCCTGCAGTCGCGGTCCCTCCTGCCCAGGGAGCCCTCGGGCCCGAGTGAGCCCTGA
- the RNPEPL1 gene encoding aminopeptidase RNPEPL1 yields MAAQCCCRKAPGAEAAPARPPPEPPPALDVASASSAQLFRLRHLQLGLELRPEARELAGCLVLELCARRPAPRALVLDAHPALRLHSAAFRRAPAAAATAAEPPCAFAFAAPGPGPAPPPPLPAFCEAPGAEPACCPLAFRVDPFTDYGSSLTVTLPPELQAHQPFQVILRYTSTDAPAIWWLDPELTYGSAKPFVFTQGHSVCNRSFFPCFDTPAVKCTYSAVVKAPSGVQVLMSATQSTYVEEEGVYRFHMEHPVPAYLVALVAGDLQPADIGPRSRVWAEPCLLPTATSKLSGAVEQWLSAAERLYGPYLWGRYDIVFLPPSFPIVAMENPCLTFIISSILESDEFLVIDVIHEVAHSWFGNAVTNATWEEMWLSEGLATYAQRRITTETHGAAFTCLETAFRLDALHRQMKLLGEDSPVSKLQVKLEPGVNPSHLMNLFTYEKGYCFVYYLSQLCGDPQRFDDFLRAYVDKYKFTSVVAQDLLDSFLTFFPELKEQSVDCRAGLEFERWLNATGPPLAEPDLSQGSSLTRPVEALFQLWTAEPLDQAAASASAIDISKWRTFQTALFLDRLLDGSPLPQEVVMSLSKCYSSLLDSMNAEIRIRWLQIVVRNDYYPDLHRVRRFLESQMSRMYTIPLYEDLCTGALKSFALEVFYQTQGRLHPNLRRTIQQILSQGLGPGAEPGGAAADSEPGLLLGDEAPGGAISLRDVNVSA; encoded by the exons ATGGCGGCGCAGTGCTGCTGCCGCAAGGCGCCCGGCGCCGAGgccgcgcccgcccgcccgccgcccgaGCCGCCGCCCGCCCTGGACGTGGCCTCGGCCTCCAGCGCGCAGCTCTTCCGCCTCCGCCACCTGCAGCTCGGCCTGGAGCTGCGGCCCGAGGCGCGCGAGCTGGCCGGCTGCCTGGTGCTCGAGCTGTGCGCGcggcgccccgcgccccgcgcgcTCGTGCTCGACGCGCACCCGGCCCTGCGCCTGCACTCGGCCGCTTTCCGccgcgcccccgccgccgccgccaccgccgccgagCCGCCCTGCGCCTTCGCCTTTGCTGCCCCCGGGCCGGGACCCgcaccgccgccgccgctgcccgcCTTCTGCGAGGCGCCCGGCGCGGAGCCCGCCTGCTGCCCGCTGGCCTTCAGGGTGGACCCGTTCACCGACTATGGCTCCTCGCTCACCGTCACGCTGCCCCCTGAGCTGCAGGCGCACCAGCCCTTCCAGGTCATCCTGCGCTACACCTCGACCGACGCCCCCGCC ATCTGGTGGCTGGACCCAGAGCTGACCTACGGCAGCGCCAAGCCCTTCGTGTTCACCCAGGGCCACTCCGTCTGCAACCGGTCCTTCTTCCCGTGCTTCGACACGCCTGCCGTCAAGTGCACCTACTCAGCCGTGGTCAAG GCCCCGTCGGGGGTGCAGGTCCTGATGAGCGCCACACAGAGCACCTACGTGGAGGAGGAGGGCGTCTACCGCTTCCACATGGAGCACCCCGTGCCTGCCTACCTCGTGGCCCTCGTGGCCGGGGATCTCCAGCCCGCAGACATCGGGCCCAG GAGCCGCGTGTGGGCCGAGCCGTGCCTCCTGCCCACGGCCACCAGCAAGCTGTCGGGCGCGGTGGAGCAGTGGCTGAGCGCGGCCGAGCGGCTCTACGGGCCCTACCTGTGGGGCAG GTATGACATTGTCTTCCTGCCCCCGTCCTTCCCCATCGTGGCCATGGAGAACCCCTGCCTCACCTTCATCATCTCCTCCATCCTGGAGAGCGACGAGTTCCTGGTCATCGATGTCATCCACGAGGTGGCCCACAGCTGGTTCGGGAACGCCGTCACCAACGCCACGTGGGAAGAGATGTGGCTGAGCGAGGGCCTGGCCACCTACGCCCAGCGGCGGATCACCACCGAGACCCACG GTGCGGCCTTCACCTGTTTGGAGACAGCCTTCCGCCTGGACGCCCTGCACAGGCAGATGAAGCTTCTCGGAGAGGACAGCCCGGTCAGCAAGCTGCAGGTCAAGCTGGAGCCAG GCGTGAACCCCAGCCACCTGATGAACCTGTTCACCTACGAGAAGGGCTACTGCTTCGTGTACTACCTGTCCCAGCTCTGTGGGGACCCCCAGCGCTTTGACGACTTCCTCCGA GCCTACGTGGACAAGTACAAGTTCACCAGCGTGGTGGCCCAGGACCTGCTGGACTCTTTCCTGACCTTCTTCCCGGAGCTGAAGGAGCAGAGTGTGGACTGCCGGGCAG GGCTGGAGTTCGAGCGCTGGCTGAATGCCACGGGCCCCCCGCTGGCCGAGCCGGACCTGTCTCAGGGATCCAGCCTGACCCGGCCCGTGGAGGCCCTCTTCCAGCTGTGGACCGCCGAGCCCCTGGACCAGGCAGCCGCCTCCGCCAGCGCCATCGACATCTCCAAGTGGAGGACCTTCCAGACGGCGCTCTTCCTGGACCGGCTGCTGGATGGGTCCCCGCTGCCCCAGG AGGTGGTGATGAGCCTGTCCAAGTGCTACTCCTCACTGCTGGACTCCATGAACGCCGAGATCCGCATCCGCTGGCTGCAGATCGTGGTCCGCAACGACTACTACCCAGATCTCCACAGGGTCCGGCGCTTCTTGGAGAGCCAG ATGTCGCGCATGTACACCATCCCGCTATACGAGGACCTGTGCACTGGCGCCCTCAAGTCCTTCGCCCTGGAGGTCTTCTACCAGACGCAGGGCCGGCTGCACCCCAACCTGCGGCGGACCATCCAGCAGATCCTATCGCAGGGCCTGGGCCCCGGCGCGGAGCCGGGCGGGGCTGCGGCGGACTCGGAGCCAGGCCTGCTGCTCGGGGATGAGGCCCCGGGCGGCGCCATCTCTCTCAGGGATGTCAACGTGTCTGCATAG
- the CAPN10 gene encoding calpain-10 isoform X2: MRAPAKELFRDAAFPASDSSLFSSFSTPLAQFREEITWRRPQEICATPRLFAGSPQEGQVKQGLLGDCWFLCACAALQKSRHLLDQVFPPGQPNWLDQTYRGSFTCRVWQFGRWVEVTIDDRLPCLAGRLCFSRCQREDVFWLPLLEKVYAKVHGSYEQLWAGQVADALVDLTGGLAERWNLKDVAGTSGQQDRPRGAERRTCRHLLSLKDRCLLSCSVLGPRTGTRELGEFHAFIVSDLRELQDRAGRSVLLLRIQNPWGRRCWQGPWREGGEGWSQVEPAVQVELLSQLQDGEFWVEEDEFLREFDEVTIGFPSTEAGHLQSLHSGKVLCHTQELPGAWVKGQSAGGCRNNSGFPSNPKFWLRVCEPSEVYVGVLQRPRVRAAGLPGRDYQAVGLHLWKVEKRRVNLPRALSAPPVAGTACHAYDREVHLRCELGPGFYLAVPSTFLKDVPGQFLLRVFSTGRVALSAVQPAAPGPAPREVPPAGEWETVRLRGSWRVGRTAGGSRNFASYPSNPRFPLSVPEGAGPRCVRISLRQHCGDRQCLPIGFHVFQVPADSRGQDAPSLLLQEPLLSCVPHCYAQEVSRLCHLPAGAYHIVPSTYLPDTEGAFTVTVETRIDRRSIHSQEMLGQPLQEASFMAVMKA, translated from the exons ATGCGGGCGCCGGCCAAGGAGCTCTTCCGCGACGCCGCCTTCCCGGCCTCGGACTCCTCGCTCTTCTCCAGCTTCTCCACGCCGCTGGCCCAGTTCCGGGAGGAGATCACCTGGAGGCGGCCCCAG gaaATCTGCGCCACGCCCCGGCTGTTTGCAGGTAGCCCGCAGGAAGGGCAGGTGAAGCAAGGGCTGCTGGGAGACTGTTGGTTCCTGTGTGCGTGTGCCGCCCTGCAGAAGAGCCGCCACCTCCTGGACCAG GTCTTCCCTCCAGGACAGCCGAACTGGCTCGACCAGACGTACCGGGGCTCCTTCACCTGTCGAGTCTGGCAGTTTGGACGCTGGGTGGAGGTGACCATAGATGACCGTCTGCCTTGTCTTGCAGGGAGACTCTGCTTCTCCCGGTGCCAGAGAGAGGATGTGTTCTGGCTCCCCTTACTGGAGAAGGTCTATGCCAA GGTCCACGGCTCCTATGAACAGCTGTGGGCGGGGCAGGTGGCAGACGCCCTGGTGGACCTCACTGGCGGCCTGGCCGAAAGGTGGAACCTGAAGGACGTGGCCGGAACCAGTGGCCAGCAGGACAGGCCCCGTGGCGCGGAACGCAGGACTTGCCGGCATCTGCTCAGCTTGAAGGACCGCTGTCTGCTGAGCTGCTCGGTGCTCGGCCCCAGGACAG GGACCCGGGAGCTGGGCGAGTTTCACGCTTTTATCGTGTCGGATCTGCGAGAGCTCCAGGATCGGGCCGGCCGGAGCGTCCTGCTGCTGCGCATTCAGAACCCCTGGGGCCGGCGGTGCTGGCAGGGGCCCTGGAGGGAGGG GGGTGAAGGGTGGAGCCAGGTGGAGCCGGCGGTCCAGGTGGAGCTGCTGTCTCAGCTGCAGGATGGGGAGTTCTGGGTGGAGGAGGACGAGTTTCTGCGGGAGTTTGACGAGGTCACCATTGGCTTCCCCAGCACGGAGGCTGGCCACCTGCAGAGCCTGCACTCAG GAAAGGTGCTATGCCACACTCAGGAGCTGCCCGGGGCCTGGGTCAAGGGCCAGTCGGCGGGAGGCTGTCGGAACAACAGCGGCTTCCCCAGCAACCCCAAGTTCTGGCTGCGGGTCTGCGAGCCCAGCGAGGTGTACGTGGGTGTCCTGCAGAGGCCCCGGGTGCGTGCAGCCGGCCTCCCTGGCAGAGACTACCAGGCCGTGGGCCTGCACCTCTGGAAG GTGGAGAAGCGGCGGGTCAACCTGCCCAGGGCCCTGTCTGCGCCGCCGGTGGCGGGCACCGCATGCCATGCCTATGACCGCGAGGTGCACCTGCGCTGTGAGCTCGGCCCGGGCTTCTACCTGGCTGTGCCCAGCACCTTCCTGAAGGACGTGCCGGGGCAGTTCCTGCTCCGGGTCTTCTCCACCGGGAGAGTCGCGCTCAG CGCCGTCCAGCCGGccgccccgggccccgccccccgGGAGGTCCCGCCGGCGGGCGAGTGGGAGACCGTGCGGCTGCGGGGCTCCTGGAGAGTCGGCCGGACCGCGGGGGGCAGCCGCAACTTCGCCTCCTACCCCAGCAACCCCCGCTTCCCCCTGTCGGTGCCGGAGGGCGCGGGCCCGCGCTGCGTGCGCATTTCCCTCCGCCAGCACTGCGGCGACCGCCAGTGCCTCCCCATCGGCTTCCACGTCTTCCAG GTTCCAGCGGACAGCAGGGGCCAGGACGCGCCCTCCCTGCTGCTGCAGGAGCCTCTGCTGAGCTGCGTGCCGCACTGCTACGCCCAGGAGGTGAGCCGGCTCTGCCACCTGCCCGCCGGTGCCTACCACATCGTGCCCTCCACCTACCTGCCGGACACAGAGGGCGCCTTCACAGTGACCGTGGAGACCAGAATCGACAG GCGCTCCATTCACAGCCAGGAGATGCTGGGGCAGCCGCTCCAGGAG GCCTCCTTCATGGCAGTGATGAAAGCCTGA
- the CAPN10 gene encoding calpain-10 isoform X1 gives MEDPLDTCLCEFKGKPFSRPTFHCCTEVVGFVQSWGSGAVCQSRKVGGDREPRSQAGRADVQPGGADGYRPQEEICATPRLFAGSPQEGQVKQGLLGDCWFLCACAALQKSRHLLDQVFPPGQPNWLDQTYRGSFTCRVWQFGRWVEVTIDDRLPCLAGRLCFSRCQREDVFWLPLLEKVYAKVHGSYEQLWAGQVADALVDLTGGLAERWNLKDVAGTSGQQDRPRGAERRTCRHLLSLKDRCLLSCSVLGPRTGTRELGEFHAFIVSDLRELQDRAGRSVLLLRIQNPWGRRCWQGPWREGGEGWSQVEPAVQVELLSQLQDGEFWVEEDEFLREFDEVTIGFPSTEAGHLQSLHSGKVLCHTQELPGAWVKGQSAGGCRNNSGFPSNPKFWLRVCEPSEVYVGVLQRPRVRAAGLPGRDYQAVGLHLWKVEKRRVNLPRALSAPPVAGTACHAYDREVHLRCELGPGFYLAVPSTFLKDVPGQFLLRVFSTGRVALSAVQPAAPGPAPREVPPAGEWETVRLRGSWRVGRTAGGSRNFASYPSNPRFPLSVPEGAGPRCVRISLRQHCGDRQCLPIGFHVFQVPADSRGQDAPSLLLQEPLLSCVPHCYAQEVSRLCHLPAGAYHIVPSTYLPDTEGAFTVTVETRIDRRSIHSQEMLGQPLQEASFMAVMKA, from the exons ATGGAAGACCCCCTTGATACCTGCCTTTGTGAATTTAAAGGGAAACCGTTTTCTAGACCAACATTTCATTGTTGCACAGAGGTGGTGGGATTCGTCCAGAGTTGGGGGAGCGGTGCAGTTTGCCAATCAAGGAAGGTGGGCGGAGATAGGGAGCCCAGAAGCCAAGCTGGACGGGCTGATGTGCAACCTGGAGGGGCTGACGGGTACCGGCCGCAAGAG gaaATCTGCGCCACGCCCCGGCTGTTTGCAGGTAGCCCGCAGGAAGGGCAGGTGAAGCAAGGGCTGCTGGGAGACTGTTGGTTCCTGTGTGCGTGTGCCGCCCTGCAGAAGAGCCGCCACCTCCTGGACCAG GTCTTCCCTCCAGGACAGCCGAACTGGCTCGACCAGACGTACCGGGGCTCCTTCACCTGTCGAGTCTGGCAGTTTGGACGCTGGGTGGAGGTGACCATAGATGACCGTCTGCCTTGTCTTGCAGGGAGACTCTGCTTCTCCCGGTGCCAGAGAGAGGATGTGTTCTGGCTCCCCTTACTGGAGAAGGTCTATGCCAA GGTCCACGGCTCCTATGAACAGCTGTGGGCGGGGCAGGTGGCAGACGCCCTGGTGGACCTCACTGGCGGCCTGGCCGAAAGGTGGAACCTGAAGGACGTGGCCGGAACCAGTGGCCAGCAGGACAGGCCCCGTGGCGCGGAACGCAGGACTTGCCGGCATCTGCTCAGCTTGAAGGACCGCTGTCTGCTGAGCTGCTCGGTGCTCGGCCCCAGGACAG GGACCCGGGAGCTGGGCGAGTTTCACGCTTTTATCGTGTCGGATCTGCGAGAGCTCCAGGATCGGGCCGGCCGGAGCGTCCTGCTGCTGCGCATTCAGAACCCCTGGGGCCGGCGGTGCTGGCAGGGGCCCTGGAGGGAGGG GGGTGAAGGGTGGAGCCAGGTGGAGCCGGCGGTCCAGGTGGAGCTGCTGTCTCAGCTGCAGGATGGGGAGTTCTGGGTGGAGGAGGACGAGTTTCTGCGGGAGTTTGACGAGGTCACCATTGGCTTCCCCAGCACGGAGGCTGGCCACCTGCAGAGCCTGCACTCAG GAAAGGTGCTATGCCACACTCAGGAGCTGCCCGGGGCCTGGGTCAAGGGCCAGTCGGCGGGAGGCTGTCGGAACAACAGCGGCTTCCCCAGCAACCCCAAGTTCTGGCTGCGGGTCTGCGAGCCCAGCGAGGTGTACGTGGGTGTCCTGCAGAGGCCCCGGGTGCGTGCAGCCGGCCTCCCTGGCAGAGACTACCAGGCCGTGGGCCTGCACCTCTGGAAG GTGGAGAAGCGGCGGGTCAACCTGCCCAGGGCCCTGTCTGCGCCGCCGGTGGCGGGCACCGCATGCCATGCCTATGACCGCGAGGTGCACCTGCGCTGTGAGCTCGGCCCGGGCTTCTACCTGGCTGTGCCCAGCACCTTCCTGAAGGACGTGCCGGGGCAGTTCCTGCTCCGGGTCTTCTCCACCGGGAGAGTCGCGCTCAG CGCCGTCCAGCCGGccgccccgggccccgccccccgGGAGGTCCCGCCGGCGGGCGAGTGGGAGACCGTGCGGCTGCGGGGCTCCTGGAGAGTCGGCCGGACCGCGGGGGGCAGCCGCAACTTCGCCTCCTACCCCAGCAACCCCCGCTTCCCCCTGTCGGTGCCGGAGGGCGCGGGCCCGCGCTGCGTGCGCATTTCCCTCCGCCAGCACTGCGGCGACCGCCAGTGCCTCCCCATCGGCTTCCACGTCTTCCAG GTTCCAGCGGACAGCAGGGGCCAGGACGCGCCCTCCCTGCTGCTGCAGGAGCCTCTGCTGAGCTGCGTGCCGCACTGCTACGCCCAGGAGGTGAGCCGGCTCTGCCACCTGCCCGCCGGTGCCTACCACATCGTGCCCTCCACCTACCTGCCGGACACAGAGGGCGCCTTCACAGTGACCGTGGAGACCAGAATCGACAG GCGCTCCATTCACAGCCAGGAGATGCTGGGGCAGCCGCTCCAGGAG GCCTCCTTCATGGCAGTGATGAAAGCCTGA
- the CAPN10 gene encoding calpain-10 isoform X3, translating to MEDPLDTCLCEFKGKPFSRPTFHCCTEVVGFVQSWGSGAVCQSRKVGGDREPRSQAGRADVQPGGADGYRPQEEICATPRLFAGSPQEGQVKQGLLGDCWFLCACAALQKSRHLLDQVFPPGQPNWLDQTYRGSFTCRVWQFGRWVEVTIDDRLPCLAGRLCFSRCQREDVFWLPLLEKVYAKVHGSYEQLWAGQVADALVDLTGGLAERWNLKDVAGTSGQQDRPRGAERRTCRHLLSLKDRCLLSCSVLGPRTGTRELGEFHAFIVSDLRELQDRAGRSVLLLRIQNPWGRRCWQGPWREGGEGWSQVEPAVQVELLSQLQDGEFWVEEDEFLREFDEVTIGFPSTEAGHLQSLHSGKVLCHTQELPGAWVKGQSAGGCRNNSGFPSNPKFWLRVCEPSEVYVGVLQRPRVRAAGLPGRDYQAVGLHLWKVEKRRVNLPRALSAPPVAGTACHAYDREVHLRCELGPGFYLAVPSTFLKDVPGQFLLRVFSTGRVALRFQRTAGARTRPPCCCRSLC from the exons ATGGAAGACCCCCTTGATACCTGCCTTTGTGAATTTAAAGGGAAACCGTTTTCTAGACCAACATTTCATTGTTGCACAGAGGTGGTGGGATTCGTCCAGAGTTGGGGGAGCGGTGCAGTTTGCCAATCAAGGAAGGTGGGCGGAGATAGGGAGCCCAGAAGCCAAGCTGGACGGGCTGATGTGCAACCTGGAGGGGCTGACGGGTACCGGCCGCAAGAG gaaATCTGCGCCACGCCCCGGCTGTTTGCAGGTAGCCCGCAGGAAGGGCAGGTGAAGCAAGGGCTGCTGGGAGACTGTTGGTTCCTGTGTGCGTGTGCCGCCCTGCAGAAGAGCCGCCACCTCCTGGACCAG GTCTTCCCTCCAGGACAGCCGAACTGGCTCGACCAGACGTACCGGGGCTCCTTCACCTGTCGAGTCTGGCAGTTTGGACGCTGGGTGGAGGTGACCATAGATGACCGTCTGCCTTGTCTTGCAGGGAGACTCTGCTTCTCCCGGTGCCAGAGAGAGGATGTGTTCTGGCTCCCCTTACTGGAGAAGGTCTATGCCAA GGTCCACGGCTCCTATGAACAGCTGTGGGCGGGGCAGGTGGCAGACGCCCTGGTGGACCTCACTGGCGGCCTGGCCGAAAGGTGGAACCTGAAGGACGTGGCCGGAACCAGTGGCCAGCAGGACAGGCCCCGTGGCGCGGAACGCAGGACTTGCCGGCATCTGCTCAGCTTGAAGGACCGCTGTCTGCTGAGCTGCTCGGTGCTCGGCCCCAGGACAG GGACCCGGGAGCTGGGCGAGTTTCACGCTTTTATCGTGTCGGATCTGCGAGAGCTCCAGGATCGGGCCGGCCGGAGCGTCCTGCTGCTGCGCATTCAGAACCCCTGGGGCCGGCGGTGCTGGCAGGGGCCCTGGAGGGAGGG GGGTGAAGGGTGGAGCCAGGTGGAGCCGGCGGTCCAGGTGGAGCTGCTGTCTCAGCTGCAGGATGGGGAGTTCTGGGTGGAGGAGGACGAGTTTCTGCGGGAGTTTGACGAGGTCACCATTGGCTTCCCCAGCACGGAGGCTGGCCACCTGCAGAGCCTGCACTCAG GAAAGGTGCTATGCCACACTCAGGAGCTGCCCGGGGCCTGGGTCAAGGGCCAGTCGGCGGGAGGCTGTCGGAACAACAGCGGCTTCCCCAGCAACCCCAAGTTCTGGCTGCGGGTCTGCGAGCCCAGCGAGGTGTACGTGGGTGTCCTGCAGAGGCCCCGGGTGCGTGCAGCCGGCCTCCCTGGCAGAGACTACCAGGCCGTGGGCCTGCACCTCTGGAAG GTGGAGAAGCGGCGGGTCAACCTGCCCAGGGCCCTGTCTGCGCCGCCGGTGGCGGGCACCGCATGCCATGCCTATGACCGCGAGGTGCACCTGCGCTGTGAGCTCGGCCCGGGCTTCTACCTGGCTGTGCCCAGCACCTTCCTGAAGGACGTGCCGGGGCAGTTCCTGCTCCGGGTCTTCTCCACCGGGAGAGTCGCGCTCAG GTTCCAGCGGACAGCAGGGGCCAGGACGCGCCCTCCCTGCTGCTGCAGGAGCCTCTGCTGA